Proteins found in one Hevea brasiliensis isolate MT/VB/25A 57/8 chromosome 18, ASM3005281v1, whole genome shotgun sequence genomic segment:
- the LOC110650459 gene encoding metalloendoproteinase 1-like, with protein sequence MFLLKQLRMACKFSFLLVVFLLFSIQFSISQSKTLKSDGQAFKFFQNVEHVHKGQTVAGLNEVKKFLIRFGYYPNPDDINHLNNYFDDHLESALKTYQNFYRLKVTGSLDSDTVKRMMIPRCGVPDLTNFTSLNQSRNSDIGLLYAYPNGMPKWNIFNLSYSFLPNVPNTPDVKAAFAEAFQSWQIVSQFNFHQTAAEAAYLSIGFYTGDHGDGNPFDGPGKILAHSFYPPDGRSHYDASENWSTHPAKDQIDYESVAVHEIGHLLGLAHSQDPNAVMYPTIAPGTIKRDLAPDDVKGIQALYPL encoded by the coding sequence ATGTTCTTGCTAAAACAACTTAGAATGGCTTGCAAATTCTCCTTTCTTTTGGTAGTCTTCCTCCTTTTTTCAATCCAATTCTCCATATCTCAGTCTAAAACCTTGAAATCTGACGGGCAAGCTTTCAAATTCTTTCAAAATGTAGAGCATGTCCACAAGGGCCAGACTGTTGCTGGGCTTAATGAAGTGAAAAAATTCCTGATTAGATTTGGATACTATCCAAATCCAGATGATATCAATCATCTAaacaattattttgatgatcatctGGAGTCTGCACTCAAAACATACCAAAACTTTTACCGTCTCAAGGTTACTGGAAGTCTTGACTCTGATACCGTTAAAAGAATGATGATTCCACGATGTGGAGTGCCTGATCTCACCAATTTCACTTCCCTGAATCAGTCTAGAAACTCTGACATTGGTTTGCTTTATGCATATCCAAATGGGATGCCAAAATGGAACATATTTAATCTCAGCTACTCATTCCTCCCTAATGTCCCCAATACTCCAGACGTGAAGGCTGCTTTTGCAGAAGCTTTTCAAAGTTGGCAGATTGTATCCCAGTTCAATTTTCACCAAACAGCTGCGGAAGCAGCATATCTTTCTATTGGGTTTTATACGGGTGATCACGGAGATGGAAACCCTTTTGATGGGCCTGGCAAAATATTGGCTCATTCTTTCTACCCACCAGATGGAAGGTCACATTATGATGCGAGTGAGAATTGGAGTACTCATCCTGCCAAGGACCAAATAGACTATGAATCTGTGGCTGTTCATGAAATAGGTCACCTCCTGGGCCTTGCACATAGTCAGGATCCCAATGCTGTCATGTACCCTACAATTGCACCAGGGACTATTAAAAGAGATCTCGCCCCAGATGATGTTAAAGGCATACAAGCTCTGTACCCTCTTTGA